From the genome of Vicia villosa cultivar HV-30 ecotype Madison, WI linkage group LG2, Vvil1.0, whole genome shotgun sequence, one region includes:
- the LOC131651391 gene encoding uncharacterized protein LOC131651391 has translation MARVSWEKPVRGDPMHRLWIKLHRLKADVKKTTIGRVKQLSEELIKLHNHEEARLIQRTKINWIRQGDENSHFFYAYLKSRQNRNCIKYLQRDSGDIVSGQSDMEKEVMDFYSSLMGDSAKSIKYINIEAMREGKQLEVHHKLFLEDVREAVNEFFSTGMMHKQFNKTVVTLIPKGDSAKSIRDFRPIAGCTIFLKIVSKVITARMRSVMPEIINKNQAAFVAGQDIHNHIHLAYELIKGYGRKKGTPRCMFQIDLQKAYDMCVANVLNAIPIYSLSFYRAPKKVLKEIVSIQRKFLWRGVDGGGGINWVSWRSVCKPKAEGGLSIRDVDSMNVSLLMKWKWRIMTEENAIWSNILKHRYSKPVVKMFVNDKVVLTRNDSIWWRNLLMINDCAGSNGVSISDLFFCRVNSGENVSFWFSKWAGNQVISEAFPELYNHANNPCMTVADAGFWQDGTWVWDSDRWIRNDDEETVSELLEQLVDMLPLLDPASTGRDEFNWAEDDSHSFTVKDCVTIIKRGGFSVGLQEEVLSRISFIWKLKIPSKVGIFLWRFSLARLPTKDQLKKRGILNEDSDCCCVFCFQVLEDNYHLFDGCTITRRIWHKVGEWIGTTSINLSNEELRNFPDNFTKIKVVDERLTVGIIWSAVLWNLWIIRNSILFSGNVFTFDECYSAIVLTSWKWFRSVNDSSTACNFHFWNILPLSCIKR, from the exons ATGGCAAGAGTTTCGTGGGAGAAACCTGTGAGGGGAGATCCAATGCATAGATTGTGGATCAAACTTCATAGACTGAAAGCTGATGTGAAGAA GACTACTATTGGGAGGGTTAAGCAGCTTTCAGAGGAGCTTATCAAATTACATAATCATGAGGAGGCTAGGCTTATACAGAGGACCAAAATAAATTGGATCAGACAAGGTGATGAGAACTCTCATTTTTTCTATGCATACCTAAAATCTAGACAAAACAGAAACTGTATAAAATATCTGCAGAGAGATAGTGGTGACATTGTTTCTGGTCAGAGTGATATGGAGAAGGAAGTCATGGATTTTTACAGTAGTTTAATGGGGGACAGTGCTAAgagtataaaatatattaatattgaaGCCATGAGAGAGGGAAAGCAACTTGAAGTGCATCATAAACTCTTCCTT GAGGATGTTAGGGAGGCTGTCAACGAGTTCTTCAGCACAGGGATGATGCACAAACAATTCAATAAAACTGTGGTCACTCTAATACCTAAGGGTGATAGTGCAAAGAGCATTAGAGACTTTAGGCCTATTGCAGGCTGCACAATTTTTCTGAAGATTGTCTCAAAAGTCATAACTGCAAGAATGAGAAGTGTCATGCCTGAGATCATCAATAAGAACCAAGCTGCCTTTGTAGCAGGGCAAGATATCCACAATCACATCCACTTGGCCTATGAACTAATAAAAGGATATGGTAGGAAAAAAGGCACACCTAGATGTATGTTCCAAATAGACCTTCAAAAGGCCTATGATATG TGTGTTGCAAATGTTCTGAATGCGATTCCCATATATTCGCTTTCGTTTTACCGTGCTCCAAAGAAGGTTTTAAAAGAAATCGTTAGCATCCAACGTAAATTCTTATGGAGAGGGGTGGATGGAGGTGGTGGGATTAATTGGGTTAGTTGGCGTAGTGTTTGTAAGCCGAAGGCGGAAGGTGGGCTAAGCATCCGTGATGTCGATAGCATGAATGTGTCCCTTCTCATGAAGTGGAAGTGGCGAATCATGACAGAGGAAAACGCAATCTGGTCTAATATCCTCAAGCATAGATACTCCAAACCCGTGGTGAAGATGTTTGTCAATGACAAAGTAGTTTTAACCCGGAACGACTCCATTTGGTGGCGGAATTTGTTAATGATTAATGACTGTGCTggatccaatggtgtttccatcTCTGACTTGTTTTTTTGCAGGGTAAATTCCGGCGAGAATGTGTCTTTTTGGTTCAGCAAGTGGGCTGGAAACCAAGTCATTTCCGAAGCCTTCCCAGAACTTTACAACCATGCGAACAACCCATGTATGACTGTGGCGGACGCTGGTTTTTGGCAAGATGGAACTTGGGTCTGGGACAGCGATCGTTGGATTCGTAACGATGACGAAGAGACCGTTTCGGAGTTACTGGAGCAGCTGGTGGATATGCTGCCTCTGTTGGATCCGGCAAGCACGGGCAGGGACGAATTTAATTGGGCAGAGGACGATTCGCACAGCTTCACTGTAAAAGATTGTGTGACAATAATTAAGAGAGGTGGTTTTTCTGTGGGGCTGCAGGAAGAGGTTCTGAGCAGGATTTCTTTCATTTGGAAGCTCAAAATTCCTTCTAAAGTGGGAATTTTCTTATGGAGATTTTCTTTAGCAAGATTGCCTACTAAAGATCAACTGAAAAAGAGAGGGATCCTGAACGAAGATAGCGACTGTTGCTGTGTGTTTTGTTTTCAGGTTTTGGAGGACAATTACCACCTTTTTGATGGGTGCACTATTACTAGAAGAATTTGGCACAAAGTAGGAGAGTGGATTGGAACAACTTCGATTAATTTATCGAACGAAGAGCTGAGGAACTTTCCGGATAACTTCACAAAAATTAAGGTGGTAGACGAACGATTAACTGTAGGTATCATTTGGTCGGCGGTTCTGTGGAATTTGTGGATTATTCGTAATAGCATTCTGTTTAGTGGTAACGTGTTTACCTTTGACGAGTGTTATAGTGCTATAGTGCTCACCTCGTGGAAATGGTTTAGGTCAGTTAATGATTCTTCTACGGCTTGTAATTTTCACTTTTGGAACATTTTACCTCTGTCTTGTATAAAGAGGTAA